The sequence CGCACCGCAGCAGGAGCCTCCCTGCCGGGCGATCCCCGCGTACCGGTCCCGGACGAATTTTCGAATCTTCGCCTCTTTCATCGCTGCATGTCCTCCCTTATTCTTTCTGAAGCAGCTCCCCCATCAGGGGCCCCAGCACCCGCTTGACCATCCCGCTGAACTCCTCCACCTTGATGAGCGACAGGCAGCACACCTCCCCTTCCTTCTCCCAGCTGATCACGGCCAGCTTGTCGCCCCCCTTGATCCCCGCCCGGTCGCGCAGCTCCTTCGGAAGGACCATCTGACCGCGTTCATCGACTGCGATCAGCGATTCGACCTTGCAGCCGGCGAACGGTTTCGCCGACGGCCCGCAGCAGGACGCCTCTTTTACCTTCCGGTCCATCGATCCTTCCCTCCCCGAAATGCCGTTGTTCATTCCTGATGGTTCAGTATATTCTGAATTTACTGTGTGTCAAGAATAATCTGCCAAATAAGTTCTGGGGGGCAAGCCGGGACCTGCTCCCCGTTCGCGGCCGCTTCGCCGCGCGGCGTCCCGATGAACTGAGGTACGATGAAATGGCCGACACGAATATGCGCCGCCCCGCCGGCGCCACGGAGGCCCCCGATGATACTGGTCAAGACGTTCGCCAGCCAGCTGAAAATCTTTCACGCGAAAAACGAGCTCGACG is a genomic window of Deltaproteobacteria bacterium containing:
- a CDS encoding AbrB/MazE/SpoVT family DNA-binding domain-containing protein; its protein translation is MDRKVKEASCCGPSAKPFAGCKVESLIAVDERGQMVLPKELRDRAGIKGGDKLAVISWEKEGEVCCLSLIKVEEFSGMVKRVLGPLMGELLQKE